The Xenopus tropicalis strain Nigerian chromosome 7, UCB_Xtro_10.0, whole genome shotgun sequence genome includes a region encoding these proteins:
- the rer1 gene encoding protein RER1, which produces MSEGDSVGESVHGKPSVVFRFFSRLGQIYQSFLDKSTPFTAIRWVMTLGLSFIYMIRVYILQGWYIVTYALGIYHLNLFIAFLSPKVDPSLMEDSDEGPSLPTKQNEEFRPFIRRLPEFKFWHSATKGIVVAMVCTFFDAFNVPVFWPILVMYFIMLFCITMKRQIKHMIKYRYIPFTHGKRKYKGKEEPTSGKPFSS; this is translated from the exons ATGTCAGAAGGAGACAGTGTTGGTGAGTCGGTTCATGGAAAGCCTTCAGTGGTGTTTCGGTTCTTTTCAAGGCTTGGGCAG ATTTATCAGTCGTTTTTAGACAAATCCACACCATTCACAGCAATACGATGGGTGATGACACTGGGCCTTAGTTTCATCTACATGATAAGGGTGTATATACTACAG GGTTGGTACATAGTGACATATGCCTTGGGTATTTATCACTTAAATCTATTCATAGCATTCTTATCTCCAAAGGTAGATCCATCCTTAATGGAAGACTCAG ATGAGGGACCTTCATTACCTACTAAACAAAATGAGGAGTTTCGGCCATTTATCAGAAGACTGCCTGAATTTAAATTTTG GCACTCTGCAACAAAAGGAATTGTTGTTGCAATGGTATGCACGTTCTTTGATGCATTTAATGTTCCTGTATTTTGGCCTATCCTGGTTATGTATTTTATCATGCTTTTTTGCATCACTATGAAAAGACAGATAAAG CACatgataaaatacaggtatatacCCTTCACACATGGCAAGAGGAAGTACAAAGGAAAGGAAGAACCCACATCTGGGAAGCCGTTCTCCAGTTAA